The nucleotide window GACAACCGCGGCAACGCCACCCAGACGGTCCAGAACCTCGCCAAGATCACCCAGGCGATGGCCGCGAGCGACCGTCAGATCCGCTCGTTCTCCCAGAACCTCGCCTCGGTCTCGAGCACCCTCAACGGCGAGAAGGCCGAGCTGCGGGCGGCGGTCAAGAGCCTGTCGGTGGCGCTGCGCGAGGTCGCAGGCTTCGTCAAGCAGAACAAGTCCGAGATCGCCGCGAACGTCCAGGGGCTCGCCCAGATCACCGGGGTCCTGGTCAAGGAGAAGGCCGCGCTGCAGCAGTTCCTGGACAAGGCGCCGGTCGCCGCGTCCAACGCTCTCAGCGTCTATGACCCCCAGGACGGGTCCCTGCACGCCCGCCTCAACCTGCAGCAGTCACAGAACATCGCGATGTGGCTGTGCTCGCTGGCCTACTCGCTCGGCGCCCCGCCCAAGCAGTGCGAGACGCTGCTCAAGCCGCTCAACGCGCTCGGCATCCCGCTGAGCAAGCTGAGCCTGGACGCGTCGTCACTGACGACGGCGACGACGCAGTACGACGTCGTGCCGCCGCCCGCGGACGCGTACGGCGGCAACGCCCCGGCGCAGGGGACGAGCGGCAAGAGCACCGCCCGCACCAACCCGGACCCGACGTTCGGCGGGATCCTGTCCCCGCCGGGCAACTGAGCCGGGTCAGACCGTCGAGCCGACGTAGTCCGGCACCACGATCGCCGGTGGCCGCTCGTCGACCGCCACGCTGCTGGTCCGCACCTCGTGTCCGTCTCCGTCGCGACGGAACTGCGTCAGCGTGGTGGACGGCGGCTCCAGCCGTACGACCCTGCCCTGCCGTTCGAGCCGTGACCACGCGGTCTGCATGATCTGGCCGGACATGCCGCCGAGCGCCTCGGCGGACTGGTGCCGGTGCAGGCGTACGCCGAGGTCGACCTGGGCGATCGCGTCCAGTCCGGCGAGTTCGAGCACGTCGATCAGCATGCCGAGCTCGACGCCGTACCCGGTGACGAAGGGCAGGCGTTCGAGCACCTCGCGCCGGCCGGCGTACTCGCCCGACAGAGGCTGGAGGACTCCCGCCAGCACGGGCCAGTGCATGTTGATCAAAGGCCGTGCGACGAGCTCGGTCACCCGGCCGCCGCCGTGTGCCACGGTCGTGCCGCCGCTGACGTACGGGCGGTCGTAGCAGGCCTTGACGTAGCGGACGGACGGGTCGGTCAGCAGCGGGCCGAGCAGTCCGGTGACGAACGACGACGAGAACTCGCGCAGGTCGGCGTCCACGAAGACGATCACGTCACCGCGCGCGACGTGCATCGACTTCCACAGCGCCTCTCCCTTGCCGGACATCGGTGGGAGCTGGGGCAGCACCGCGTCCTGGGCGACCACCCGGGCTCCGGCGGCCGCCGCCACCTCGGCGGTGTCGTCGACCGACCGGGAGTCGATGACCACGATCTCGTCCACGAGCGGCGCGCTCTCGACGAGGTCACGGCGGATCGCGCCGACGATCTCACCGACCGTCTCGCGTTCGTTCCGTGCGGGCAGGACGACACTCACCGTCGTGTCACCCTTCGCCGCGAGCAGCTTGTCGACCGGCCAGTCCGCAGCCGAGCTCATGCGGTTGCGCAGCCATTCCTGGACCTGAGGCAGCAACGGGTCCCCCTCTCGTTTTTGCGACTCGGCCATTGACCCCCGCCGCCGTTTCACCGCCGTTTCGGCAACGTCACACGCAGGCAACGTCATCCCGACGCGTGCTGGTCGAGGAACGCGTACACGTCCGCCTCGTCCACTCCGGGGAACGCCCCGCGCGGCAGAACGGCCAGGACGTGGGAGTGCGCACGGGCCGAGGGCCACGCGTAGCCCTGCCAGCGCTGGGCGAGATCGGCCGGGGGCAGCTGGCAGCAGTCGCCGTCCGGGCAGGCGGACCTGACCCTCCGGTTGGTCTCGCGGCCGCGGAACCAGCGGGAGTGCTCGAACGGGACGCCGAGGGTGATCGCGAACTCGCGTTCGTGGCTCGGGTCGATGTGAGAGAGACACCAATACGTGCCGGTCGGCGTGTCGGTGTACTGGTAGTAGATCGAGAAGCGGTCGTCGGCCGAGAACACGTGCCTCCCGGCCCACTCGCGGCACATCCGTTGCCCCTCGATGGCCCCGTGCTCGTCGGAGGGGAAGATCAGCCCGTCGTTGGCGTACGCCTTGTAGATCGTGCCGCTCTCGTCGTTCTTGGTGAAGTGCACCGGCAGCTCGAGGTGGTGCGTGGCCAGGTTGGTGAAGCGGTGCGCGGCCATCTCATAGGACACTGAGAAGACGTCGCACAGGTCCTCGATGGACAGCTCCCGGTCGGCCTTGGCCTCCTGGAGATAGGGCACGACGGTCCGTTCGGGCAGAAGCGTCGCGGCGGCGTAGTAGTTGGCCTCGACCCGCTGGCGGAGGAAGTCGCCGAAGTCCTTGGGCACCGCGTGGCCGAGGGCGATGTGACCGAGGGTCTGCAGGAGGATCGTGCGCGGCGTGTGCATGCCGAGCTGCTGGCGTTCGAGGTAGATCCGCCGGTTGCGCAGGTCCGTGACGGACCGCACCGAGCGCGGCAGATCCTGCACGTAGCGAAGAGTGAAGCCGAAGTAGGTGACGAGGGCGAGCAGCATGCCCTGCGAGAGCGCACCGGCCCGGTAGCCGACGGCCTCCAGGGTCTTGGCGGCGCTCTCCTCGATCTCACCGAAGTAGTTGCCGCGCTCGTGCATCTGCTGGCGCAGCTCCGCGTTGGCCTTCCGCGCGTCCTCGGGGCTCGCGGTCGGCTTGGTGCGGCTCCGCCTGACCTCGTCGTACATGGCGAGGAGGTGTTCGAGCACGTCATTGGGCACCCGCTTGCCGATCTTCAGGTGCGGCAGGCCGAGGCTCTGGTAGAGCGGGTCGCGCTGGGCCTCCTCGATCGCGATCTCGAGCTGGGCACGCCGGTTCGGGGGCTGCTTGCGCAGGAGCTCCTCGATCGGCACCTCGAGGGCGGTGGCGAGCCCCTGGAGCAGCGAGAGCTTCGGCTCGCGCCGGCCGTTCTCCAGCAGCGAGAGCTGCGAAGGCGCCCTGCCGACACGTTTTCCCAGGTCAGACAGGGTGTAGCCGTGAACCTTACGAAGATGACGCAGTCGCTGACCGAACGTCACAAGGTCTAGACCATTCGTCAAGTTCAGCGGTTCTTCTTTTTGAAAGCCCGTCACAGGTTCACGCTAGCAGAATTTCGGGCGTTCTTCTTGTTACTTACCGGTTCACTAACACTGCCCTCACACGGAGACTGAGGACATACGCACCCAGGGGACGACATAGGAGGGCAATGGCAATGACTGACCGTCGCCTCAAGGGCGCAGCCAAGGAGCTGCAGCAACAGTGGGAGACCGACGCACGCTGGGCGAACATCGAGCGTGACTACACCGCCGAGGACGTCGTACGGCTGCGGGGGTCGGTGCAGGAGGAGTACACGCTCGCCCGTCTGGGCGCCGAGCGTCTCTGGAAGCTGCTGCACGAGGACGATTACATCAACGCACTGGGCGCGCTGACCGGAAATCAGGCGGTTCAGCAGGTGCGCGCCGGCCTGAAGGCCATCTACCTGTCGGGCTGGCAGGTCGCGGCGGACGCGAACCTCGGTGCGCAGACCTACCCGGACCAGAGCCTCTACCCGGCCAACTCCGTGCCGGCCGTCGTGCGCCGCATCAACAACGCGCTGATGCGCGCCGACCAGATCACCTGGTCGGAGGGCGACGACGACGCGCCGTACTGGCTCGCGCCGATCGTCGCCGACGCCGAGGCCGGCTTCGGCGGAGTGCTCAACGCGTTCGAGCTGATGAAGGGCATGATCGCCGCGGGTGCGGCGGGCGTGCACTGGGAGGACCAGCTCGCCTCGGAGAAGAAGTGCGGCCACCTCGGCGGCAAGGTCCTGATCCCGACCGGGCAGCACATCAAGACGCTGAACGCCGCCCGCCTCGCCGCGGACGTGTCCGGCGTGCCATCGCTGATCGTCGCGCGGACCGACGCCCAGGCCGCGACCCTGATCACGAGCGACGTCGACGAGCGCGACCAGGAGTTCGTCACCGGCGAGCGCACCGCGGAGGGCTTCTACCGGGTGCGCAACGGCATCTCCTCGTGCATCGCCCGCGGCCTGGCGTACGCGCCGTACTCCGACCTTCTGTGGATGGAGACCGGCACGCCGGACCTGGACGTCGCCCAGGAGTTCGCCGAGGCGATCAAGGCGGAGTACCCGGACCAGATGCTCGCCTACAACTGCTCGCCGTCCTTCAACTGGAAGAAACACCTCGACGACTCGACGATCGCCAAGTTCCAGCGCGAGCTGGGACACATGGGGTACACGTTCCAGTTCATCACGCTGGCCGGCTTCCACTCGCTCAACCACTCGATGTTCCACCTCGCCAAGGGCTACGCCGAGGACGGCATGACGTCCTACGTGGAGCTGCAGGAGGCGGAGTTCGCCGACGAGGCGGACGGCTACACCGCGACCAAGCACCAGCGCGAGGTCGGGACGGGCTACTTCGACCTGGTCAGCACGGCGATCTCGCCGGACTCCTCAACGGTGGCGTTGAAGGGCTCCACCGAGGAGGAGCAGTTCGTTAAGGCTCACTGACGCACTCGTCCAGGTCGTTGGAGATCCCCCGGTACTTTGCCGGGGGATCTTCTACTTGTGGCGCTATGCGGTCAATGCCACTTTGTGTAAGCCTTACGGTCAGAGGGCCCTATCGTCAGATAGTGGTCTTTGTCCTGTTCGATCCTCAGTAGTAGGGACCGACATGCGCAAAACCCGCCGACTGCTCGCCATCGGCACGACGACCGTCTGCCTTGCCGCGATCACTCCGGCCGCGGTCGCCGAGAAAAGACCGCAGTTCACCCCCGGTGCCAACGGCATCGGAGACCCGTACTTCCCTCTCGAGGGCAACGGGGGTTACGACGTCCAGCACTACGATCTCGCCCTGTCCTACGACCCGCAGACCAAGCGACTCGACGGCACGAACACGATCACCGCGCGGGCGACGCAGAACCTGTCCCGTTTCGACCTGGACCTGCAGCAGCTCGACGTCAGCAAGGTCACCGTGGGCGGGCGGAACGCGAAGTTCACCCGCGACGGCCAGGAGCTGCGGATCACGCCGCGGAAGGGGCTGCGGAAGAACTCGCGCTTCGTCGTCGCCGTGACGTACGGCGGCGTGCCCCAGACGATCGTCGGCTCGCCGGTCGTGTTCGGCTCGCCGTACGGGTTCGTGCACACCGACGACGGCTTCTTCACGGGTGACGAGCCGAACGCCTCCTCGACCTGGTTCCCCAGCAACGACCACCCGAGCGACAAGGCCACCTACACGTTCCACGTGACGGTGCCCAAGGATCGCTCCGTGATCGCCAACGGGAATCTCGTGTCGCAGCGGACCAAGGGCGACAAGACCACCTGGGTGTGGGACGAGAAGTACCCCATGGCGACCTACCTGGCCACGGCCGACATCGGCCAGTGGCAGTTCAAGAACGGCAGGACGCCGGGCGGGATCCGGGAGACGGTCGCGGTGGACCCGAAGCTGGTCGGGCGCGACCCGAACCACCCGGACCCGATGGCCTTCTTCTGGGACACCACCGCCCAGGTGACGGACCTGTGGTCCAAGACCTTCGGCAAGTACGCCTTCGACTCCACCGGGGCCATCGCCGACCTGGCGACGTACAACGGGCAGGCGATCGGCTTCTCGCTGGAGACCCAGACCCGGCCGCTGTACTCCGACGTGCGCAGCGCGGGGACGATCGCGCACGAGCTCGCCCACCAGTGGTTCGGTGACGCGGTCTCGGTGCAGGACTGGAACGACATCTGGCTGAACGAGAGCTTCGCGACGTTCGCCGCCAACCTGTACACGGAGAAGAACGGCGGCGCACCGGTGCACGACACGGCCCTAGCCGTGTACAACCGGCACAGCGCGACCGACCCGTGGTGGAACGTCAAGATCGCCGACCCGCAGCGCGACACCATGTTCCACGACCGCGTCTACAGCGGTGGCGGCATGGTGCTGGAGTTCCTGCGCGAGAAGATCGGTGACGACAAGTTCTTCGCCCTGCTGCACACCTGGTACGAGCAGCACAAGTACGGCAACGGCAGCACCGAGCAGTTCACGGCGCTGGCGAGCAAGATCTCCCACCAGGACCTGAGCTCGTTCTTCCAGACCTGGCTCTACTCGACCGGCAAGCCCGCCCTCCCGACGAGCTGACCCGCACCGAGCGCCGCCCGCCGCACCGTAAAGGTGTGGCGGGCGGCGCCGCGTCATCCGTACGGTGGTGCCCGGTACGCCCGGCACCCTCCGCCGTGCCCGGCCCCTGTCACCGGTGGTGAGGAGAGCGTCACGATGCGGCTCTACGCCTGGATCGCGGCGTACGCCTTCCGGCGCTACAGCACCTACCGCATCGCGGCCCTGTCGGCGACCTTCACCAACACCGTCTTCGGCTTCATGCGCGCGGGCGTGCTGATCGCGCTGTGGCACGCGCGGCCCTCGCTCGGCGGGTACGACGTCACGGACGCGGTGACGTTCAGCTTCCTCACCCAGGCGATGATCGAGCCGGTACGCATCTTCGGCGGCAGCCTGGACCTGACCGAGCGGATCCGCAGCGGCGACGTCTCGATCGACCTGCACCGCCCGGCCGACCTGCAGGGCTGGTGGCTGGCCGACGACCTCGGCCGCGCCGCGTTCGCGTTGATCTCACGCGGGCTGCCGCCGATGCTCGGCGGCGCGCTGGTCTTCTCGCTGCACTGGCCCTCCCCCGCGACCTGGCTCGCCTTCGCCGGCGCGGTGTTGCTCGGCGTGCTGGTCAGCTTCGGGCTGCGCTACCTCGTCTCGCTGGCCGTCTTCTGGCTGCACGACGACCGCGGCATCCATGGGATCTCCCTGGTCACCTCGATGTTCTTCTCCGGACTGCTCGTCCCGCTCACCGTCTTCCCCGGCCGGCTCGGGACGGTCGCGCACGCCCTGCCCTGGGCCGCGCTGGTCCAGCTCCCCGCGGACGTCTACCTCGGCAAGCGCACCGACCTCCTGCACGTGTACGCCTTCCAGGCGGGATGGGCGGTGGCCCTGCTCGCGGCCGGGCGGCTGCTCACGATGGGCGCGCGCCGGAAGCTGGTGGTCAACGGTGGTTGAGGCGGTACGCGTCTACCTGCTGCTGGCCGGCACCTGGATGCGCTCGGCGGCGCAGTATCCGGCGTCGATGGTCATGCTGGTCGCCACGCAGGCCGTCGCGACCTCCCTCGACCTCGCCGCGATCCTGATCATCTTCGCGCACACGCCACGCCTGGGCGGCTTCTCCCTGCCCGAGGTGATGTTCCTGTACGGCACGGCGGGCGTGTCGTTCGCCGTCGCCGACGTCACCCTCGGCACCTCCGAACGCCTCGGCGAGCACATCCGCCAGGGCACGCTCGACACCCTGCTGGTCCGCCCGGTCGGTCCCCTGGTCCAGATCGCCACCGAGGACTTCTCCCCGCGCCGGATGGGCAAGCTGGTCCCCACGGTGACCGTGCTCGTGGTCTCGCTCGTACGCCTGCCCATCGCCTGGACGCCCGTCCGTGTCATGGCCGTCCCGCTGATGATCGCGTGTGGCATCTGGATCTTCGGGGCGCTCTGGGTGCTCACCGCCGCCTGGCAGTTCGCGGTCGTGGACGGCAAGCAGGCGGGCAACTCGGTCACCTACGGGGGCGCCTACCTCACGCAGTACCCGCTGAGCCTGTTCGGCCGCGACGCCCTGCGCGGACTGACGTGGGTGCTGCCCCTGGCGTTCGTCAACTGGGAGCCGGCGCTGTACGTCCTCCGCCGCGCCGATCCGCTCGGCCTGCCGGTGTTCTTCCGCTTCGCCGCGCCACTCGTGGCGGCGGTGCTGTCCGTTCTCGCCGCCCTCGCCTGGCGTACCGGGCTGCGGCACTACCGATCCACGGGGAGCTGACGTGATCGAGGTGGACGAGATCGCCAAGTCCTTCACCGTACGGCGCCGCTCCGGGCGGCTGCGCCGGAGCCGTGTCCACGTCGCCGCGGTCGACGGGATCTCCTTCACGGTCGCCGCCGGTGAGTTCGTCGGCTATCTCGGCCCCAACGGCGCCGGCAAGTCGACCACGATCAAGATGCTCACCGGCATCCTCACCCCCTCCTCCGGGCGGGTACGGGTGGCCGGGCTCGACCCGTCACGGCAGCGTACGGCGCTGGCGCGGCGGCTGGGCGTGGTGTTCGGCCAGCGGACGACCCTCTGGTGGGACCTGCCGCTGCGCGACAGCCTGACCCTCATCCGGCACCTGTACCGGGTCGAGCGTTCGGTGCACCGGGCCCGGCTCGCCGAG belongs to Actinoallomurus bryophytorum and includes:
- a CDS encoding MCE family protein — translated: MGLLRGRNARAPRALTYGALLLAVVMVAALTAILWPGGPQTHVTAYFERATGVYPGTEVRILGVKVGKVTKVTPKGNMVEVKMAWTAEHKVPATAQAVIIVPSLVADRYIQFTPVYRGGAALKDGATLSLSSTAVPVELDDANSAVNDLTKALGPQGANANGSLSKLLSTSAQTVDGQGENFKQTLQDLSDVSRVLSDNRGNATQTVQNLAKITQAMAASDRQIRSFSQNLASVSSTLNGEKAELRAAVKSLSVALREVAGFVKQNKSEIAANVQGLAQITGVLVKEKAALQQFLDKAPVAASNALSVYDPQDGSLHARLNLQQSQNIAMWLCSLAYSLGAPPKQCETLLKPLNALGIPLSKLSLDASSLTTATTQYDVVPPPADAYGGNAPAQGTSGKSTARTNPDPTFGGILSPPGN
- a CDS encoding glucosyl-3-phosphoglycerate synthase, with product MLPQVQEWLRNRMSSAADWPVDKLLAAKGDTTVSVVLPARNERETVGEIVGAIRRDLVESAPLVDEIVVIDSRSVDDTAEVAAAAGARVVAQDAVLPQLPPMSGKGEALWKSMHVARGDVIVFVDADLREFSSSFVTGLLGPLLTDPSVRYVKACYDRPYVSGGTTVAHGGGRVTELVARPLINMHWPVLAGVLQPLSGEYAGRREVLERLPFVTGYGVELGMLIDVLELAGLDAIAQVDLGVRLHRHQSAEALGGMSGQIMQTAWSRLERQGRVVRLEPPSTTLTQFRRDGDGHEVRTSSVAVDERPPAIVVPDYVGSTV
- a CDS encoding helix-turn-helix transcriptional regulator, whose product is MTNGLDLVTFGQRLRHLRKVHGYTLSDLGKRVGRAPSQLSLLENGRREPKLSLLQGLATALEVPIEELLRKQPPNRRAQLEIAIEEAQRDPLYQSLGLPHLKIGKRVPNDVLEHLLAMYDEVRRSRTKPTASPEDARKANAELRQQMHERGNYFGEIEESAAKTLEAVGYRAGALSQGMLLALVTYFGFTLRYVQDLPRSVRSVTDLRNRRIYLERQQLGMHTPRTILLQTLGHIALGHAVPKDFGDFLRQRVEANYYAAATLLPERTVVPYLQEAKADRELSIEDLCDVFSVSYEMAAHRFTNLATHHLELPVHFTKNDESGTIYKAYANDGLIFPSDEHGAIEGQRMCREWAGRHVFSADDRFSIYYQYTDTPTGTYWCLSHIDPSHEREFAITLGVPFEHSRWFRGRETNRRVRSACPDGDCCQLPPADLAQRWQGYAWPSARAHSHVLAVLPRGAFPGVDEADVYAFLDQHASG
- the aceA gene encoding isocitrate lyase, with the translated sequence MTDRRLKGAAKELQQQWETDARWANIERDYTAEDVVRLRGSVQEEYTLARLGAERLWKLLHEDDYINALGALTGNQAVQQVRAGLKAIYLSGWQVAADANLGAQTYPDQSLYPANSVPAVVRRINNALMRADQITWSEGDDDAPYWLAPIVADAEAGFGGVLNAFELMKGMIAAGAAGVHWEDQLASEKKCGHLGGKVLIPTGQHIKTLNAARLAADVSGVPSLIVARTDAQAATLITSDVDERDQEFVTGERTAEGFYRVRNGISSCIARGLAYAPYSDLLWMETGTPDLDVAQEFAEAIKAEYPDQMLAYNCSPSFNWKKHLDDSTIAKFQRELGHMGYTFQFITLAGFHSLNHSMFHLAKGYAEDGMTSYVELQEAEFADEADGYTATKHQREVGTGYFDLVSTAISPDSSTVALKGSTEEEQFVKAH
- a CDS encoding M1 family metallopeptidase, whose protein sequence is MRKTRRLLAIGTTTVCLAAITPAAVAEKRPQFTPGANGIGDPYFPLEGNGGYDVQHYDLALSYDPQTKRLDGTNTITARATQNLSRFDLDLQQLDVSKVTVGGRNAKFTRDGQELRITPRKGLRKNSRFVVAVTYGGVPQTIVGSPVVFGSPYGFVHTDDGFFTGDEPNASSTWFPSNDHPSDKATYTFHVTVPKDRSVIANGNLVSQRTKGDKTTWVWDEKYPMATYLATADIGQWQFKNGRTPGGIRETVAVDPKLVGRDPNHPDPMAFFWDTTAQVTDLWSKTFGKYAFDSTGAIADLATYNGQAIGFSLETQTRPLYSDVRSAGTIAHELAHQWFGDAVSVQDWNDIWLNESFATFAANLYTEKNGGAPVHDTALAVYNRHSATDPWWNVKIADPQRDTMFHDRVYSGGGMVLEFLREKIGDDKFFALLHTWYEQHKYGNGSTEQFTALASKISHQDLSSFFQTWLYSTGKPALPTS
- a CDS encoding ABC transporter permease, with the protein product MRLYAWIAAYAFRRYSTYRIAALSATFTNTVFGFMRAGVLIALWHARPSLGGYDVTDAVTFSFLTQAMIEPVRIFGGSLDLTERIRSGDVSIDLHRPADLQGWWLADDLGRAAFALISRGLPPMLGGALVFSLHWPSPATWLAFAGAVLLGVLVSFGLRYLVSLAVFWLHDDRGIHGISLVTSMFFSGLLVPLTVFPGRLGTVAHALPWAALVQLPADVYLGKRTDLLHVYAFQAGWAVALLAAGRLLTMGARRKLVVNGG
- a CDS encoding ABC transporter permease, whose protein sequence is MVEAVRVYLLLAGTWMRSAAQYPASMVMLVATQAVATSLDLAAILIIFAHTPRLGGFSLPEVMFLYGTAGVSFAVADVTLGTSERLGEHIRQGTLDTLLVRPVGPLVQIATEDFSPRRMGKLVPTVTVLVVSLVRLPIAWTPVRVMAVPLMIACGIWIFGALWVLTAAWQFAVVDGKQAGNSVTYGGAYLTQYPLSLFGRDALRGLTWVLPLAFVNWEPALYVLRRADPLGLPVFFRFAAPLVAAVLSVLAALAWRTGLRHYRSTGS